In a genomic window of Gloeocapsopsis dulcis:
- a CDS encoding type II toxin-antitoxin system PemK/MazF family toxin: protein MVVRRFDVFLVIDPTIGSEIQKTRPCLVISPDEMNRHIATVIVAPMTTKGQIYPTRVACQFQGKDGQIVLDQIRTVDKTRLVKYLGQISSEAQQAVLNTLAEMFVE, encoded by the coding sequence ATGGTAGTCAGGCGTTTTGATGTTTTCCTTGTAATCGATCCTACTATTGGCAGTGAAATTCAGAAAACAAGACCTTGTTTAGTCATATCACCTGATGAGATGAATAGGCATATTGCCACCGTCATTGTTGCTCCCATGACGACGAAAGGTCAAATATATCCCACGCGAGTGGCTTGTCAGTTTCAGGGCAAAGATGGACAAATTGTTCTCGATCAAATTCGTACTGTTGACAAAACCCGCTTGGTCAAATATCTAGGGCAGATTAGTTCAGAAGCGCAACAAGCAGTTCTTAATACCTTAGCTGAGATGTTTGTTGAATGA